A genomic stretch from Helianthus annuus cultivar XRQ/B chromosome 1, HanXRQr2.0-SUNRISE, whole genome shotgun sequence includes:
- the LOC110878760 gene encoding uncharacterized protein LOC110878760: MQEYAMNDPNLPIKSRQDSNKVLTDWVICKIYKKNSTNETKKSIAQAPRQVFASEETGEYQQNHSMATPTNIAQIPHGATASTAITSHVYVAQSRAYASPVLDQIVPQNQSMSNATSSFRYYEVPSNSTSAESLVDAALPFGYTTPVTSEDVAMDEFNTTQSVVDKDMLVIDDWISFDDFMKTY; encoded by the exons ATGCAGGAGTATGCTATGAATGATCCTAATCTTCCAATTAAAAGCCGACAAGACAGTAACAAG GTTTTAACTGATTGGGTGATCTGTAAGATTTATAAGAAGAATAGTACCAATGAAACAAAGAAAAGTATAGCTCAAGCTCCTCGTCAAGTGTTTGCAAGTGAAGAAACTGGTGAATATCAACAAAATCATTCAATGGCAACCCCAACAAACATTGCTCAAATCCCACATGGTGCTACAGCCTCTACTGCCATCACTTCACATGTTTATGTTGCACAATCGCGTGCTTACGCATCTCCAGTGTTGGATCAGATCGTTCCACAAAATCAGTCCATGTCGAACGCTACAAGCAGTTTTCGATATTATGAGGTTCCTTCAAATTCTACTTCAGCCGAATCGCTTGTTGATGCTGCACTACCATTTGGTTATACAACTCCAGTGACTTCAGAAGATGTTGCTATGGATGAGTTCAATACAACACAGTCAGTTGTTGACAAGGACATGTTGGTGATTGATGATTGGATTTCTTTTGATGATTTCATGAAAACATACTGA